The proteins below come from a single Papaver somniferum cultivar HN1 chromosome 11, ASM357369v1, whole genome shotgun sequence genomic window:
- the LOC113324034 gene encoding pectinesterase inhibitor 28-like: MASSVVYLISILSLIFIVQESSVLGDAGLIQSTCQKTRLPDLCTSTLNADPSSQEANMLGLANITVNVAETRAADISKYILDELVKSYTNANAIKVVTGCSDIYGYAKGALQASVEDLGYDLGDALLGLDIAAKRTEDCTDSFRSATPPLAYPDGLAQRQRDFQNLCGVATDTVQVIRTSNP; encoded by the coding sequence atggcttCATCGGTTGTCTACCTAATCTCTATTCTTTCCCTCATTTTCATCGTTCAAGAATCGTCTGTATTAGGAGACGCTGGGTTGATCCAATCTACTTGTCAAAAGACGCGGTTACCTGATCTATGTACATCTACATTAAATGCCGATCCGTCCAGTCAAGAAGCCAATATGCTAGGTCTAGCCAATATTACGGTTAATGTTGCGGAAACCAGAGCTGCGGACATATCGAAATACATACTCGACGAGCTTGTTAAATCTTATACTAATGCAAACGCAATTAAAGTGGTCACAGGATGCAGTGATATTTATGGATATGCAAAGGGTGCACTTCAGGCCTCAGTTGAAGATTTGGGTTATGATCTTGGAGATGCGCTTTTAGGATTGGATATTGCTGCCAAACGTACTGAGGATTGCACAGATTCCTTTAGATCAGCCACTCCTCCACTAGCTTATCCTGATGGATTGGCACAAAGGCAACGCGATTTTCAGAATCTATGTGGTGTTGCTACTGATACTGTCCAAGTGATTAGGACCTCAAATCCTTAG